CTTTTATCTACTGCTAATGTTTCAATCCCTAAAGTATAGAACTCCTTGACTAGACTTCCACCAAATCTTCCTAGACCTAAGACTGCTACTTGTTTCATTTTATTCTTCCTCTCCATCATCATGTAAGACCATCGTTCATCTATGCATAAAAAATAGACCAATGCTTACTTCTTCCCCAATTAAAAGACAAGTTGAAACACCATCACTGTTCAGTGCACATAAATGTCCACATGAAAAATGACAAACTTGTATACTGGAGAAAAAGTACCCAGTGGTCTACGTAACACCCAGCTAGTAACCTTGTTACTCTCTTTGTGTTCAGTCTTCCATGTTACTTTTCCTATAATAGGCACAATAAAAAGACCTACTTTTTCTTCAAGCTGCTCATCAATTGCATAAAAACGCAACAAAAAAGCCTCCTGAAATAAGGTGGTCTTTTAGACCTCCTTCGCTTTAGCCGACGAAGTTAGCTGACGGGTAGGATGGCGAAAGAGCTTTCTCATCCCTTCTACACTGTAGAATTAACCCCAAAAAATTGGTTCCTCCGCTCCCTGTTCTAGGGACTAGGCCGAATTCAATTGTATGATTACGAGGTAAATATACTCCTATCTTCAAAACTTGTAAACCTTCTTTTATTTATGAAAATCGTTCAAACTTAGCAAAAAACATATACTCTCATATAAAATACTCTTATTTCCTTAAATTTACTCCATGTTCCGATGTAAATTACAATTTCCCATTTTTAACTAAAACATAGATTGACAAGCCTCTATTTCTCCCTTTATGATTGTCCTCGTAAAATATAACTTCACCTTTAGGAGTGAATACTCTATGCCAGTTTCCCCAAAAAGAAAGCTAGAATCTGAAATTAGTGAGGCGTTCATTAAGTTTCAAAGAGAATTAATTGGTCGTGGACCACAGGAAGCAAGAACTTACATTCTAGAGGATATGATTATCACTAGATTTAAAGGGGTACTGACCATTGAAGAAAAACATCTCGTAGAAAATGATGATGGAAAAAAATTAGTTAAACAAATGCGTCAGGTTTTAAGAGAGATGTATAGCGAGAAATACGAGGAAATCGTGGAACGCTTTACAGGTGCTAAGGTTCTTTCCAGTCATAGTGATATCAGTACTAAGATGGGTGAGAGAATCGAAGTATTTATTGTAGATCGTAATATTGAGCATGAACTTATGTGAAAACGAGAGGTTTCTCAATTAAATTAATTGAGAAACAACTTTATCTAGTTCGTAATCACTTACTAATCAACAAATTTGGATTGAGTCATGATTTATTGACTCAATCGTTGTTCCTCATTATTAAACTTCTAAT
This region of Bacillus mesophilus genomic DNA includes:
- a CDS encoding DUF2294 domain-containing protein: MPVSPKRKLESEISEAFIKFQRELIGRGPQEARTYILEDMIITRFKGVLTIEEKHLVENDDGKKLVKQMRQVLREMYSEKYEEIVERFTGAKVLSSHSDISTKMGERIEVFIVDRNIEHELM